The Vibrio sp. NTOU-M3 genomic sequence TGAAGACGATGATGAATGGGTCTATGAACTTAAACTAGTGCATGACAACAACGTCATTAAAGTGGAATACAATGCTGCCACGTTAGAAATGATCGAAATTAAAGGCCGTAACCTTCGCAACGTAATCAAAAAATAGAGAATAATAATGAAAATACTCGTAGTAGAAGATGACCCTCGCCTAGGGGAACAAATTTGTGAAACATTGGAGCAAGCAGGCTGGGTTCCAGAGTTATCGCAGGATGGTATCGACGCACTCTATCGCGCTACCTCTGAAGAATGGGACGTCATTGTGCTTGATTTAGGCCTACCAAAACTCGATGGCCTCACCGTACTAAAAAGTATCCGAGACGAAAACATCAATACTCCGGTCATCATACTCAGCGCTCGCGAGACCTTAACTCAACGCGTTGAGGGCTTAAATGCTGGTGCCGATGATTATCTAACTAAGCCCTTTGAAGTGGTTGAACTTATTGCCCGCATTCGCGCCCAACTGCGCCGAGCATCAGGCAATGCATCTCCTATCATGCAAATTGGCGATTTAAGCCTTGATACCCGCAGCTCGAAAGTGATGTGGCAAGGACAAGCCATTAGCCTGACGGCTCTGGAATATAAGGTCGTTGCCTACTTTATGCATAACCCTGAAAAGGTCATTTCCCGAACCGAACTGGTAGAACACATCTATAAACAGGATTTCGACCGCGATTCCAATACTATCGAAGTATTTATTGGCCGCATTCGTAAGAAAATCGCCCCGAAAATCATCAAGACAGTGCGTGGTTTAGGGTACCAACTCAATGCAAATTAACCGCTCTCGATTCAAACGACTCAGTTTAAAAGGCCGCCTTTTCTTGGCGGCTGTTCTATGGTTAAGCGCCATGATCCTCGCCGCTGGTATTGGTATTCCACGATTAGTTAACGATTACCTGATCAATGATGTCAAAAGCCAGCTGAACTTATCCATGGATGAAATTACCGCCAACATTGAAGTGGATAAAAATGGACGCCTCACTCTAGACAGTCGACTCTCAGACCCGCGATTTAACCGACCATACAGTGGCCTTTATTGGTCCGCCTCAACAGATAATCAGGTTCTACGATCACGTTCACTCTGGGACCGTGATATCCAAGTTGAACAAAAAGGGTTGAAGGAAATTGTCCGTGGCGCAAAGAATGAAAAGCTGATCTATATTAGCCAAGCCATTTATCTACCCGATTTCACACACCCTGTGGAAATCATTATTGGTTTAGATGAAGACCCGCTCGAACACACATTAACCAGTTTGGTGAGCCAACTTTGGATCATTCTCGGTTTGCTGTTTGCTGGGGTACTTATCTTTGTTGAACTGCAGGTGCGTTGGTCTCTAAGACCGCTCAACAAAATGCACAATGAACTGTCCCAACTTCGGTTAGGTAAGCGAGATAGCTTAGAGGAAGATTACCCAAGCGAAGTATCGCCATTGGTGTCAGATCTCAACGCGTTACTCTTCCACTATCAAGAGTTATTGGAACGGGCTCGCCAGCACGCAGGAAACTTATCTCATGCGTTGAAAACGCCGCTATCGGTATTGAAAAATGATATCACCGCACTTAGTGATGAAGAGAAACAGCGTCTGTCTGTTCCTGTCGAGCAAATCCAGAGCCAAATTGATTACCACTTAGGGCGAGCTCGTATGGCAGGGTCGGCCAATATTCTCTCAGTGAAAGTAAACCCATCCGATCGCGTCGATACCATCTCTATGGCCTTTGATAAAGTGTATGCGCAGCGTGAAGTGGTGTTAATTAATGAGCTGGATACTGACCTTGAAGTCGCTGTCGATCCAACCGATTTTGATGAAATGATCGGGAACCTACTGGAAAACGGCTATAAATGGGCGGGTTCTATTATTCGTGTGTACAGCGAAGAACTGGGTAATGACTTTATCAACATCCATGTGTGTGACGATGGCCCGGGCATTCCGCAACAGCAAAGAAAGCATGCCATCCAACGTGGGGTTCGCCTTGATGAAACCACACCAGGAACTGGCCTTGGCTTAAACATTGTGTGTGAAATGGCCCACAGTTACCGAGGTGATCTGTCACTCAGTGACAGTAGTATGGGGGGCTTACAAGCAACTTTAAAACTTAAGAAGGTCACCAAAGCCCAGCGTTAAGCGCTGGGCTTGGCTAATAACTCTCAATTCCTGCAATCTCAACATTTGCAGCTAATTGTGTTTGGGCCAGTGATTTCCCTACCACGAGTACTCTCCCATCTGAAAAATAGTCGTGATCTTTATCTAATACAGCCACTGAGTTGGCACTGTAATACCCCATCTCCCAGCCATTTTTCAAGTCACCAGTTATGCTCTGAGCAAGCAAGTCACGCTCCTTATCAACATTCGGATCGATGCTATGCAGAATCGTCACGATGCCAGAGTACGGCGTGATCTTTAAGCCATCATCATAACTAACCGCACCGAGCCAAATGCGTTCGCCTGTTGCTGAATCCAAACCACTTTGCCACCAGCGAATGTGGCTTCTCGTCAACAAATCTCCCGGTCTCTGGTAAGCAGACTCTTGAGGTACACCACGCCAAAATAGGTCAGATACAGGTGGCGTACTGGCTTTCAGCAAAGCAAGGTAATCTTTCCATTCAATTTCATTTCGTGAAAACGTTTTGTTTTCAATCCAACCTAAGCTCTGCATTAAATCAGCAGGATTGTCACCAACATACGCGACATTGAGGGGCTGCGCATTGAAGTATGACGCTTGCCCGGCATACACTTTGAAATGACTCGGGTCCGAGCTTAAATCACGATTAAAAACATCCACAGCCGCACTCTGCGGCGCAATATTGTCATCGGCATACCAGAAAAAGTAACTGTAATTAGCAAACGCCACACCGAGTACAAATACAGCACTACTTTTTAGCAAAGTGAATCGCCATTGCTTACGTCGGCCATACCAATAACACAGAAGAGAAGCGCCAGCACTCACGAGCAATAACCAATGCTCCTGCGTAAATGCCCATGCGGTATCCCACCATGTGAACGAGCCCACGCCAAGTGCAAGCAGATACCCCCACAACACAAACTGCCCCACACCAAGTATCAGACCAATCATTGAGAACAGCGAAAAACGTGACCATGTCACTTTATAACTTCCTGCAATAAATGGAACAACCCAAGCTAATGGCCCTAATAAACGAGAAAAGGCCAAAATATAATTCGCTCTCTTGTGCAACAGCAGGCGACAACGCGCAAACACGCGACGCAATTTAGGTTGCCAACGCACTAAACGTTTTTGACCATTCAAGCCAAATCGTCGACCCGCTAAATAACTGAGTTGATCACCCAGCCATGCACCAAGCACAACTGCGATGACACCTGTCCAGATCCCCTGAAAGAGCTGGTAGCCCGCCGCAAGGAAGAATGGCTCGCCGGGAACAAATAAATTGGGGCCAATCAGCGCATCAAACAATGCGCCGAAAAATAGGCCGAATCCTTCTACCATCTTATTGCCCTTCTACCTTATTTCTGTTCTTTGTAATGGCCGAACTGATATTCCATTTCGCTATTACGCATTTCACCAAAGAACATTCGACGTAGATTCGCTTTAAGGTAGGTCGCCCCCATTTTTAGAGAGCCCTCTTGCTCTAATCGGCGAGGGTCAAATTCAAAGCTGACGGGCAGAAAACGAAAACGCCATGTCTTTGAAGCACGTTTAACGTAATCACAATCTTCACACAGCACGATTTGCTCATCAAAACCGCCAATTTCATCATGAGCTCGACGTGTCGAGAATAAACACGCACCCACCGCGGTAGGGAAAACAAATTGTGTGGCGAAGAAACCGAGATTAAACAGTCCATAACCCAGCTTGTGATTTAACGGGAGTGATTTTGCACTCATGTAAACGCCAGCAACTTCCAGCTTCTTCTCTTCCAACAAAGTGATTGAACGAGAAAGAAAGTCAGGTGCCAATCGCACATCCGCATCTAGAAACAATAATCTCTGATGCTCTGCCAGCGTCGCACCAGTATTACGCCCGAGACTTACACCACGCTCTTCCATTTTATGGATCACTAACTTCGGTAGTGACGCAGCATACGCTTTAGCAATATCGCAGGTTGCATCGTCACTATTTGAGTCAACTAAGATAACCTCAAAATCTCGATACATTTGCTTGCTTAGATCGTCCAGCAATCGTCCAATTCGTTTTTCTTCATTTAGTGTAATAACAACAATACTTAACGGTCCCATAATAGACTCCTTGTGCTCATGTTTAATATTCAACACAAGAATAAAATGGTGTGGCTTAATTAAGACTGAGTTATCTGTTCAGATTCAGTTCAGCCGTGAGAAACGGCAACGCAGAAGGGAAAAATAAGATGCTCCCTCTCAGGTGTGAGCGGGAGCGCTGTCATAGAAAATTAAAGTTGTTCTGCCAAATGTACGGCATCACTCACCAATTGTCCGAGCTCTTGCCAATTGCCCTCTTCCATTAACTGGCTTGGCACCATCCAAGTCCCACCACAAGCTAACACGGAAGAGATTGACAAATAATCCGCCACATTATTGATACTCACACCACCTGTTGGCATGAACTTAACCGGATAAACGGCACTTAGTGCTTTTAGCATGGCAACACCGCCAGAAGGCTCTGCCGGGAAAAATTTGAGGGTACGCAGCCCCATCTCCATTGCCTGCTCAACGAGGCTTGGGTTATTTACCCCAGGAACGATCGGCACGCCCTTTTCTAGGCAGTAGCGCACCGTTCTTGGGTTAAAACCAGGGCTGACAATAAAATCCACTCCGGCTTCCACGGCTTGATCGACTTGTTCATTCGTCAGCACTGTCCCCGCCCCGATAACCATATCAGGAAACTCACGGCGCATGATGGCAATGGCTTCGGCAGCACATTCCGTACGAAACGTAATTTCAGCGCAAGGAAGGCCGTTATCCATCAATGCCTTCCCCAGTGGAATGGCATGCTCGATATGATTAATCGCAATTACTGGGATTACCTTAAATCGGGCAAGTTGTTCATCTAAAGTACTCATTACAATCTCCCTACACTTCATCAATAGTTGGGGTAGCAAACTTGGGAATAATCGCCCCACGATGCTGAATTACTTCACCCGCTAATTTATGGCCCATTATCGCTGACTGAGCAGGATTGCCACCGGTAAGCCGCCGAGCAAGATACCCAGCGCTAAACGAATCTCCCGCAGCGGTCGTATCGATGACACTCTCCACTTTGTTTGGCGAGATATGATCCATTCCGTTTTCACTCACCACGATACAAGCTTTGTCTCCTTGCTTAACCACCACTTCTGCGACGCCTAGCTGCTTCGCTCTGGTGATGCATTGCTCGACTTTCTCATCACCAAATAGCGCTTGCTCATCATCAAAAGTCAGTAAAGCGATATCCGTCAGCTTCAGTATCTCACGATGGTATTTTTCTGCTTCATCTTTTGACGCCCATAATAACGGCCGATAATTGTTATCAAAAAATACCTTACCGCCACGCTGCTTAAAGGTTTGTAGCACTTCAAAAAGCGTATCACGCCCTTGTTTTGTCAATATAGCAAGTGTAATACCACTTAAATAAACGGCATGGTAAGTCATAAGTGCTTCGATCAGATATGTCGACTCAGATTGTTCAAACATATATTTTGCCGCCGAATCGCTCCGCCAATAGAAAAAACGACGCTCGCCGTTATCATCTGTTTCAATGTGGTAAAGCCCGGGCATTTTATCTTTCAAACGCAGCACTAAATGTGTGTCAACGCCCTCCGCTTGCCACGCTTGCAGCATTTGCTGTGAAAATGGATCTTCACCCAGTGCGGTCACATAACTCACACCCAGTTTTTTCGTATCAGCAAGCCTTGCAAGGTACAACGCAGTATTTAGCGTATCACCGCCAAAACTCTGCTTAAGGCTGACGCCTCGACGCTGCAGCTCTACCATACACTCACCAATGATTGCGATTTTAAACGGCTCCATTGCTGCTCTCCTATGCTCAATAAAATAGTCCAGGCAGCCAGAGCGACAATGCCGGAATATACGTGACAAGCAACAACACAATGATGTTACATACAAGGAAAGGAATGATGGCTTTGGCGACTTTCTCCATCGAAATATTACCGATGGATGAGGCAACAAAGAGGCAGACGCCCACCGGAGGTGTTGATAAACCAATCATCAAATTCAACACAGCAATAATGCCGAAATGCACCGGATTCACACCAACCGATGTCGCGACCCCAAGCAGGGTTGGGAACAAAATGATCAGCGCCGCGATGGTTTCCATAAATGAACCTACTAACAGCAGCACCAAATTGATGATGAGCAACACCACAATTTTGTTTTCACTGAGGCTTAAAATGGCATCAGCAATCATCTGTGGAATGCGTTCTGAGGTTAAAATCCAGCCAAACACATTGGCTAACCCAACTAAAATCAACAAAGACGAGCTGGTGACGGCTGTCGCGACCAATACTTGTGGAACGTCACGCCATTTCAAACCACGGTAAACATATAAGCCAATGATTAAGGCATAGAAAGCCGCAACCACTGATGCTTCCGTTGGGGTAAAGAAACCACCGATGATGCCAACCAGAATCAATAAGGTAAGTGATACTGCCCAGCTGCTTTTACGCATCTCTACCAAGAGTTGCTTAAAGCCAACCTTTTGCTCTTTAGGATAATTTCGTTTGATGGCCAAGATATAAACCGTGATCATCATACCTACCCCAAGTAACACTCCGGGAATGGCGCCAGCTAAAAACATTTGTCCGACAGAGATACCCGTTAGCGTTCCTACAATGATCATCGGCACACTTGGAGGGATAATCGGCCCGATGGTCGAAGACGCGGCAGTCACCGCCGCTGAAAACGGTGTGTCATAACCTGCTTTCGACATTCCCGGGATCATCACCCCACCAATGCTTGCGGTATCCGCAACAGCGGTTCCAGAAACACCACCGAACAGCATTGATCCGGCAACGTTAGCTAGCCCCAAACCACCACGGATATGGCCGACCATTGCGTTGCTTAAATTAATGATTTGTTCGGTAATGTTGCCACGATTCATCAAGTTACCCGCAAGGATAAATCCCGGCACACACAGCAAAACAAAACTATCCATGCCGGCATACATTTTTTGAGGCACCACGGTGAAAGGTATCTCCATCAAAAACAAATACGTTAATGACGCAGCCCCTAATGTAATCGCAATCGGCACGCCTAAAGCGAGTAAGGCAAAAAAGACGAGAAATAAGATCCACACTTCCATTAGCTGACCCTCTTATCCAATAATTCAAGGCAAGCTTTAATAAATGAAAGCGTTGCAAACAAAGCGATATTCCCCAAGATAATGACCGTGCAATAAAACACGTAACTCATTGGAAAATACATGGTTGGCGATGACTGAAATTTACCGATCATGGCAAACTGAATTGCATAAGGAATTAAAATAATACAAAAGGAGGCAATAAAGAGTGCAGAGGTAAATCGATATATCAATGCACCTCTGTCAGAAAGCGCATTGTAAAAAAGATCGACAGAGACAAGTTCCCCTCTTCGATAAGCAATACCAACCGAAGAAGCAACCAGAAAAATAAATAAGTAGCGCGAAAGCTCTTCCGTCCATACTGGGGGCGTTTCCAGAAATAGCCGCGCAAAGATTTGTAGCAGTACCACACCACATAATAAAACCAGCGTGGTCACTGAAATGACACTCAGAAACTTTTCAATGCCAATACTCAAGGAAGCAATAATGCCCATTCCTCGAGATTGATTTGGCAATTTTTCGGGCTCAGTTATATTCATTGTTCCATTCCATTGCTGCCTATTAAATAACAAGCAAACAAAATTTAGCATATAGCCCTACGCTAGGACTTGGCTATTTCCCATTAAAAATCAAACAATTATTTATATTTAATTAGATAGAGTTTTTATTATTACGAATAACAAGGGGAGAAAATACTCCCCTTATTTTATTGATTATAGTTTCTGAATTTTCTCAAATAGGTCTAAAACTTCGCCTTTTAGGCTCGCTTTAACCGCCGGTAAGGCTTTTTCACGGAACTTGTCTTGATCCACATCGACAAATGTCATGCCGCT encodes the following:
- a CDS encoding response regulator transcription factor — encoded protein: MKILVVEDDPRLGEQICETLEQAGWVPELSQDGIDALYRATSEEWDVIVLDLGLPKLDGLTVLKSIRDENINTPVIILSARETLTQRVEGLNAGADDYLTKPFEVVELIARIRAQLRRASGNASPIMQIGDLSLDTRSSKVMWQGQAISLTALEYKVVAYFMHNPEKVISRTELVEHIYKQDFDRDSNTIEVFIGRIRKKIAPKIIKTVRGLGYQLNAN
- a CDS encoding ATP-binding protein, encoding MQINRSRFKRLSLKGRLFLAAVLWLSAMILAAGIGIPRLVNDYLINDVKSQLNLSMDEITANIEVDKNGRLTLDSRLSDPRFNRPYSGLYWSASTDNQVLRSRSLWDRDIQVEQKGLKEIVRGAKNEKLIYISQAIYLPDFTHPVEIIIGLDEDPLEHTLTSLVSQLWIILGLLFAGVLIFVELQVRWSLRPLNKMHNELSQLRLGKRDSLEEDYPSEVSPLVSDLNALLFHYQELLERARQHAGNLSHALKTPLSVLKNDITALSDEEKQRLSVPVEQIQSQIDYHLGRARMAGSANILSVKVNPSDRVDTISMAFDKVYAQREVVLINELDTDLEVAVDPTDFDEMIGNLLENGYKWAGSIIRVYSEELGNDFINIHVCDDGPGIPQQQRKHAIQRGVRLDETTPGTGLGLNIVCEMAHSYRGDLSLSDSSMGGLQATLKLKKVTKAQR
- a CDS encoding LssY C-terminal domain-containing protein; this encodes MVEGFGLFFGALFDALIGPNLFVPGEPFFLAAGYQLFQGIWTGVIAVVLGAWLGDQLSYLAGRRFGLNGQKRLVRWQPKLRRVFARCRLLLHKRANYILAFSRLLGPLAWVVPFIAGSYKVTWSRFSLFSMIGLILGVGQFVLWGYLLALGVGSFTWWDTAWAFTQEHWLLLVSAGASLLCYWYGRRKQWRFTLLKSSAVFVLGVAFANYSYFFWYADDNIAPQSAAVDVFNRDLSSDPSHFKVYAGQASYFNAQPLNVAYVGDNPADLMQSLGWIENKTFSRNEIEWKDYLALLKASTPPVSDLFWRGVPQESAYQRPGDLLTRSHIRWWQSGLDSATGERIWLGAVSYDDGLKITPYSGIVTILHSIDPNVDKERDLLAQSITGDLKNGWEMGYYSANSVAVLDKDHDYFSDGRVLVVGKSLAQTQLAANVEIAGIESY
- a CDS encoding glycosyltransferase family 2 protein, whose protein sequence is MGPLSIVVITLNEEKRIGRLLDDLSKQMYRDFEVILVDSNSDDATCDIAKAYAASLPKLVIHKMEERGVSLGRNTGATLAEHQRLLFLDADVRLAPDFLSRSITLLEEKKLEVAGVYMSAKSLPLNHKLGYGLFNLGFFATQFVFPTAVGACLFSTRRAHDEIGGFDEQIVLCEDCDYVKRASKTWRFRFLPVSFEFDPRRLEQEGSLKMGATYLKANLRRMFFGEMRNSEMEYQFGHYKEQK
- a CDS encoding bifunctional 4-hydroxy-2-oxoglutarate aldolase/2-dehydro-3-deoxy-phosphogluconate aldolase, which produces MSTLDEQLARFKVIPVIAINHIEHAIPLGKALMDNGLPCAEITFRTECAAEAIAIMRREFPDMVIGAGTVLTNEQVDQAVEAGVDFIVSPGFNPRTVRYCLEKGVPIVPGVNNPSLVEQAMEMGLRTLKFFPAEPSGGVAMLKALSAVYPVKFMPTGGVSINNVADYLSISSVLACGGTWMVPSQLMEEGNWQELGQLVSDAVHLAEQL
- a CDS encoding sugar kinase, with translation MEPFKIAIIGECMVELQRRGVSLKQSFGGDTLNTALYLARLADTKKLGVSYVTALGEDPFSQQMLQAWQAEGVDTHLVLRLKDKMPGLYHIETDDNGERRFFYWRSDSAAKYMFEQSESTYLIEALMTYHAVYLSGITLAILTKQGRDTLFEVLQTFKQRGGKVFFDNNYRPLLWASKDEAEKYHREILKLTDIALLTFDDEQALFGDEKVEQCITRAKQLGVAEVVVKQGDKACIVVSENGMDHISPNKVESVIDTTAAGDSFSAGYLARRLTGGNPAQSAIMGHKLAGEVIQHRGAIIPKFATPTIDEV
- a CDS encoding TRAP transporter large permease; the encoded protein is MEVWILFLVFFALLALGVPIAITLGAASLTYLFLMEIPFTVVPQKMYAGMDSFVLLCVPGFILAGNLMNRGNITEQIINLSNAMVGHIRGGLGLANVAGSMLFGGVSGTAVADTASIGGVMIPGMSKAGYDTPFSAAVTAASSTIGPIIPPSVPMIIVGTLTGISVGQMFLAGAIPGVLLGVGMMITVYILAIKRNYPKEQKVGFKQLLVEMRKSSWAVSLTLLILVGIIGGFFTPTEASVVAAFYALIIGLYVYRGLKWRDVPQVLVATAVTSSSLLILVGLANVFGWILTSERIPQMIADAILSLSENKIVVLLIINLVLLLVGSFMETIAALIILFPTLLGVATSVGVNPVHFGIIAVLNLMIGLSTPPVGVCLFVASSIGNISMEKVAKAIIPFLVCNIIVLLLVTYIPALSLWLPGLFY
- a CDS encoding TRAP transporter small permease encodes the protein MNITEPEKLPNQSRGMGIIASLSIGIEKFLSVISVTTLVLLCGVVLLQIFARLFLETPPVWTEELSRYLFIFLVASSVGIAYRRGELVSVDLFYNALSDRGALIYRFTSALFIASFCIILIPYAIQFAMIGKFQSSPTMYFPMSYVFYCTVIILGNIALFATLSFIKACLELLDKRVS